The DNA window TCCTGTCTCCTGGGTCGCCAAAAAATCTATTTCCTTCTGCCTCCCTGAAGCCCCTGTCCCAGTTCAGGCCTCACATCTCCCACCTGGACACCTGCCCCAGCCTTTCCCTGTCATCTCACTCCTGCCCAGAGAGATGCTGTTCTCATGGCAGCCTTGAGCATAGGGAGCTTTGATAAAAAGTCAGTTGGCTGAGATAAATCACATAGAGGAAAATGCAAAAATCATTGGAGTGGGGCTAAAAATTTTGCACAAACTGAACACACCTGTGTAGCCAGACTCTGGACCAGGGGACAGAATACCCCAGCCCCTGGACTCCTGCTGTCTTATCACAGCTTCTGTTTGGGGTGGCCACTGTGCTGATATCCATCACTGTGGGTGAGTTTTGCCAGTTTTATaacttcacataaatggaatcacagagtGTGTCCCCTCTGTGGAGTCCAGGATTGTTGAATCAACACATGGTTAGGGAGGTTTACCTGTGTAGTTACATGGAGCTGGAACGCATCCTTtttctgtgctgtatagtagtcCACCATAACATTTATCAGAAAGTATTTACAAATTCTCCCATTGAAGgcatttgggtcatttccagtTTGGGGGCTATGACAAATGAAACTGCTGAGAGCAGTCTTTTCTGTGTCCTTCGGTTAAACAAGGACTCTTTACTCTAAGGTGAATACTGAGAAGAAGGATCAGTGGGTCATAAGATAGATACATGTTCAGCTTTAGTAGATGCCAGACAGTTGTCCCGAGTGGATCTacctctttctcctcccaccagcaatgcatgaaAGTGCAAGGGgagtttttaaactataaaattatatcCTGACCCTCCCCTGCTCCCAAACTCTCTATGGCTCCCTATTGCCTTCAGATTAAAGCCCACACTATTCACTGTGGCCCACAAGGACCTATGTGATCCAAACCTCACAACTCTCCCCCTGCTACcatttccttcccctctttcccttGCTTGTGCTGCCCAACCATACAGacatctttgcttttttccaaATGCCAAACTCATGATCACTCTGGGCCTTTGCCTTGCAATTCCCTCTACCAGGAACACCCTTCCACAAGATCATCCCACATCTGATTCTTCCCTTTCTTGTCTGtgtctttcttgttctttggGTCTCAGTTAAAATGTCTTctcagagttctcgttgtggctcaacggaaatgaatctgactagtatccatgaggatgcaggttcaatccctggcctcgctcagtgggttaaggatccgatgttgccgtgagctgtggtgtaggttgcagacatggctcagatctggtgttgctgtggctgtagtgtaggccagcagctacagctcctattcaaccctttgcctgggaacctccatacgctgcgggtgcagctgtaaaaagacaaaaaatgaaataaataaataaaatgtcacctcttcagaaAGGTCTTCCTTGAAACTCCTGGCCAGTAACATTGCCCCTTTCATGGTCAATACTTCTCTCTTTTTAGACTTAGGTTCCAACCTACAAGAGTTTCCTAAAAATGACTCGGGcagttttcagttttcaaagGTCCCAGTTAGTATAGAGAGCATTTCACTTTCCAGTCCTTTAAGGTTTGATAAAACCATAAGGACCTGTTGTCATTTTAATGGTAGGTctcaagtcactttttttttttttttcctttttagggccacacccatggcatatagaagttcccatgctaggagttgaataggagctgtagcagctggcctacatcacagccatagcagtgccagatccgggctgcgtctgtaacctacactgcagctcacggcaatgctggatccacttgtgaggccagggattggacccacatcctcatggatatttgtcaggttcgttactgctgagccacaatgggaactccccaagtcacTTTTTAAATCTTCTCTGGTCATTGATCTActtaaggtttctttctttctttcttttgtttttttttttcttttaggcccacacctgtggcatatggaggttcctaggctaggggtccaatcagagctgcatctgctggccagCACTGCAGGAccagagccatgcctgcaacctacaccacagcttgtggcaatgccagatacttaacttactgagtgaggccagggattgaacccacatccttgtggacactagtcaggttcattaccactgagtcacaacgggaacaccataagctttctacttctttttttgctatatttctttgggccgctcccgcggcatatggaggttcccaggctaggggttgaatcggagctgtagccactggcctacgccagagccacagcaacgcaggatccgagccgcgtctgcaacttacaccatagctcgcgacaacgccggatcgtcaacccactgagcaagggcagggactaaacccgcaacctcatggttccttgtcggattcgttaaccactgcgccacgaggggaactcctctacttcttTTGAGGTCAGTTTATCGCAATGATTGGCACATTGTTGATACCTGATAAATGGGGTGCAAAGAAAGGGGTTGGGAGGTGCCGGACTCTTGGTTTCAAATGCTGCCCGCACCCCCTATGGCCATCTACTCAGGTCCGCATCCAGCCTTTCCATCAAGTCTCAACTACGTGCTTCCTCCTCCAGCATGCCCTCCTGGATTTCTCCTGCCCCATGCCCAGGTCGATGAGTCCATCTGTCTCCTGGGAAGATGCCGCAAGCTCTCTGCTTTCTAGCTGGACATTGATGGGGGTAGGGGGGGATAGGTGCACAGGAGAGGCCTCTCCCAACCTCAGCCTCTCTCAACTTCAGCCTCCCCCCTCGTGCCCTGCACATTCAGCACGCATCGCTACCTCCCCCCAGCAGTTCCGATCACACCAACATCTGGAGAACGGGCCGCCAGGTCTGTCTGCGGCTCGGGGTGGGGATTTGCATGTGAgtacaaatatatatgcacacccTGGGCCTTCCGCCTCCGCATTCCTTGGCTGGCCCTTCACACCTGGGCCTGAGACAGGTCAACGCTGAGTGGCTGGATTTGCATGCGCGTGTATTTCTGGGTAGGGAGTCAGCTGGGGGAGTCTGAGAGGAAGTTGTTGAGGGAAGCTGGGGGAGTTCAGATGTGTCCCTCTTGGCCTGCTCCATTCACCAAACCAAATAATTCCCAGTTGCTCCTGTGTCTAATCCTAGGGGCTTCCAGTCtcagggggagagagaggtggatATACAAACCCTCTAGCCCCACAGGGTCAGAACTGGAGGGGAAGGACAGGGGCCACAGGGCAGGAAGGGCTCCCTGGAAGAATGGATTTTTGGGGGCTGGTTTTTGAAGTGTGAATAGGAGTTGGCCAGGTACAGAAGGGGCAAAAGGGCTTTTCAGGCAGAGTCATTTTGTTGAAAGTGGAGAACGGGGGGCAGGAGTAGATGGGGGCAAGGCCTTAAATGCCAGGCTGAAGACTGGAACTTCCTTCTTCCTAtgggcagtggggagccatgAGGTATGTGTGAGTAGGAAGGGGCATGATCAGAGCTGTATACTAGGTGGATCCCTCAAGGACCAGAGCAGGGGATGAGTTTGGTTCCTGGGTGAGGATTGGGGGTTCCAAGTTCATCAAAAGTCAGaaggctcggagttcccatcatggcgtagaagaaacgaatccgactaggaaccatgaggttgtgggttccatccctggcctctctcagtgggttgaggatccagcgttgccgtgggctgtggtgtaggtcatagacgcggctcagatctggcgtagctgtggctctgacataggctggtggctgcggcaccaattggacccctagcctgggaatctccatatgctgtgggtgcggccctaaaaagacaaaagacaaaaaaaaaaaaaaaaaatcagaagcctCAAACCCCTTCATGAGCCCATCTGTACCTGTCAGGCCTGGCTCCAGAGACGCCAGAGGACCTGGTGGCTTCTAGAGAACCCCAAAATCCGAAGTATAGTGACAAAGTGCACCATGCAGGCATAGCATAGAGGGGGCCTCACCCCTAGTCTCTGCCCAGATGGAGACAGCCCTGGCCTCCGAGGGTCTCTTATCATCTCTACCCCTGCTCCCATGGCcaagtttttaaataataaatcaaacCCTGTCCCTTCTTGCTCAAAACCCTCCCGTGGCTCTCCATTGCTCTTATACCCAAACCTCCAGCCCTCCCTGAAGCTCAGAGGACCCGGAGTGGCCCTTCCTCTGCAGCCTGTCCCGCTCTGGCCTCCTCACTCCAGCCTTGTGGATGCAtcaccttcttcttcctcctttgcacctgcctttccttctgcctggaacttACTTCTTGTCTTGGCCCTCAGATCTCAGTTCAGAGAGAGCCCCCTGGCCACCTGACCTTCTGACTCTTGGGGCTCCCCCATTATGTGAACCCTGCCCTAGCCAGGATGTCCTTGTCTAAAATGGGGACAGATCGAGAAGGGGCAAGACTTGGATCTTCCAGGCCCAGAGACTCGTGTCCAAGTCCCATGTTCCCATGGGACTCCAGGCATGGGTGGGTATTTCCGGAGTCATCTTGGCACCAAGACCTCCGGGCCAGTGCCCTCCTTCTGTCCCTAGGGACCCGTCATGGCGGGGATAACACATCCCAGCCGTGGGAACTAGCCCGATTCCGGCCAGGGATTAAAATTAGCCCCAGAGGTTAAATTTAGGAAGTCAAGCTGGAGCTGGGGGGCCAAGGTGGGGGCTCTCGCCGGCCTGGGCTCTGCATAGCTGTGACTGCTCAGAGATCAGGCCCAGAGAAACTGGAGGGAGTGTCTGGGGTCCCATAGCAGGCCGTGTGGGACAGGCTGGGACATCTCATACTCACAGACCTGGGTCTCTGGGAAGATGAGATGTCTCCCCTCAGGCTGGGGTTTGGGAAGCAGGTGTGGCGACTCCCAGAGAAGACCCATATCTCCCTACACTTCCCAAGAACTCATTCTCAGGCTTTGTGCCAGGTACTCTGTGTTTCATACCCACCCCACTCACAGAACAGCAAACTGAAGCCAAGGGAGAGGCCTCCCTTgctgaggaccgcccttctggtCAGAGCCTGGCTGGGATCTGAGCGCAGGCCTGCTTCACCCTGGGCAGGCCTGCAGCATGGCCTCAGTCACCTATGACATGGGAGGGCTAGAAGGTGGAGAGTGGTCATAGAGGTGACAGAGGGGGTCTCAGGTATCGGGGGACCATGGCCTGACTGTAGGGTGGTGCAGGTGCTGCAGGACGATGTGCTACCCTCACTGAGCTGCCCATTCTCACCCTTGGGCCCCCCACCAGGGAGATCCGAGATTCCCATAAGGAGGATTCAGGGTTTCTCCCCAGGTTCCGTAGGCCCAATGCTTTCCTCCCCAGTCTGAGGTTTCCCAGCCCAAGTCTTTCCAGGGTATCCCCCCTCCTCCTGCTGGaatgtggggcaggggtggggtttCTGTTATGCTTCCTACACCCACAACTTTTTCAAACAGAAATCTATAGTCACCGAGGGggaaaagttagaaaatttaaatgattaaaaaaggaaaaaaagaaaaaaaaaaagacaaaaggaccacacactgtatggttccatttataagaagtgtccagaacaggcaaatccatagagacaaaaaacagattagtggttgccagggcgagagggaatgggaagtgactgctaatggggcTGGAGTCTCCTTTTGGGAGGATGAAAAATAtctggaactagatagaggtgatggttgcacaaggTTGTGAATTctctaaatgccactgaattgcacaTGTTAAAATGGCGAGTTTTATGTTATATAATTGCAtctcaatttctatttttatttctttagccacacgtgtggaagttcccggatcagggatcgaacccacactgcagctgcatcctgcgccacagctgaggcaacgtcagatctttaacttgcagtgccacaagggaacttccacatctcaatttttaaaaaaaggaaaaaaactcataAATTTCCCCCCAGCAGTGACTCCCAGCTTTAGCATTTCCTTCTAGTCTTTCTTCACATCCTaatgccatatttatttatttatttttggctgcaccctgcggcatgtggaagttcctaggccaaggatcaaacaggtgccacagcagtgacaacaccaaatccctaacccactgagctaccagggaactcctcaatgcattttttttaatttttggtttttttaggttttttctttgctttttagggccacacccatggcgtatggaagttcccaggctaggggtcaaatcggagctacagctgccagcctacaccacagccacagccacagcaacgccagatctgagctgcgtctgcaaactacagcgcagctcacagcaatgctggatccttaacccactgagcggggacaGAATTgactctgcatcctcatggatactagttgggttcattactgctgagccacaatgggaactcccccatatttTCAACATGTGTTTTCTGGTAACCATAGCCTTCAAACTTGCTCATTGAAGCGCTGCTGTGGGGTTGAATGAGTTGAAATGTGTTTGCTGCATGGACCAGTCTAACTTTCAATCGCTCGGCATCCCTGAGCACCCCTGGGTGCCAGCATCAGATGGCCCTCCAACCTGGCCCGTTGAGAACTTTTAGGCTAATGCCAGTATTCATGACAGCAGCACATAGGTGGCAGGGCAGATCTGAACACTCTATATGGGTTAGCTCATTTTATCCCCCAGCAGCCCTGGCAGTGCATGGCACTATTATCACCTCTCACAGACGGGGATCTGGGAGGATCAGGCTCCCTCGAGGTCCCACAATCACCTGCCagcttattttgcttttaagccTCAGGTGGGACATCTGTACTTCTCAATCTTTCCCCCTTGGTCAGCCTTCTCCTTATAAGGCACTGGTCCAAAGGTGTTCAGTGACCATCTGCTACATCCTGGGCTGGTCAAGGGTCGGGGCTAAGGGGGTGACCCATGCTGCCTTGATTTCCCTTATCATCTCCCTTTCAGTGCCTGACAGGGGCAAGCAGAAGATGAGGGTAGGCTGGGCTGCCTGTCCCCACTCTCCACCCACCCACTCTatcctcttcttcttccctccAACCCCCAGACCAAGGTTACTCCACCCAGCCTGGGAcaatggggaggaaaaaaattcagatctCCCGCATTCTGGACCAAAGGAATCGGCAGGTGAGTTCATTGGGTGGAACAGTGGTTGGGAGAAAGGTAATCCTAGCAGGGGGTTAAGCCTGGGCAAAGGTCTGGCCATTCGGGGAGAACTGCAAGGGAATGAGGAGACCTGATATAGTGTCAAGAGTTtgagatgtaggagttccctggtggctcagtgggttaaggagtcagcattgccactgctgtggcatgggtttgatccctggtctgggaaattccatatgccatagctgcaaccaggaaaagaaaaaagaaaaaaaagagcttgaaATGTAGCATTTACTCATTCTCAtgatgatttattcatttattctcccTGATGAGTAGAGCCCCAGTCGCAGAGGAGATGGAACTCGACACAAACACATCCACCTCAAAGTGCTGGACCAGGGGGAGGCATAGAACtgaggaagctcagagagggagtGTGACCTCTGCCTGGAGGCTAAGGAAAACTTCCAAAGGAGAAGGCATTTGGGCTGGGTTTTGAAGTATCAATAGGAGTTTCCAGGCTGGGAAGTGAGGAGTGGTAACAGCCAGAAAGAACAGCACATGCAAAAGTATGGAATCACGAGGCATGTTCAGGGAACAGTTAggcccctccacctcccctctaACCACCCCAAATCTTTGTTTTTGCCCACCCCGCCTGTGACTCCTGGGTCCAGGTAACATTTACCAAGCGGAAGTTCGGACTGATGAAGAAGGCCTATGAGCTGAGTGTGCTCTGCGACTGTGAGATTGCCCTCATCATCTTCAACAGCGCCAACCGCCTCTTCCAGTATGCCAGCACAGACATGGACCGCGTGCTCCTGAAGTACACGGAGTACAGTGAGCCCCATGAGAGCCGCACCAACACCGACATCCTCGAGGTACCACTTGGgaccttcctccccagccccacaaAGCTCAGCACACTATGCTCACTCAGATCCTAGGGACTCATGCTTTGCACAAAAGATGAGCATTGCAATTTGGCTTTGCTGCCGGGAAAAGCTGATCTGGGGTAATGGAGGGCCCCTTCTAGGGGCAGCTGCCTggacagtagaaataaaaaccattGTGCCCCTCACACACATCATCTCACTCACTTCTGTTACCCATTTGGTGAGtacagaaacagagaagaaaaggtaCCACAAAATGATCAGACCTTGCTGAggtctaggattttttttcttttttttgggggggggaggctgcacctgcagtatatggaagtttcccagctaggggcagaattggagctgcagctgccagcctatgccactgccacagcaacacaagatccgatctgtgttttgacctacaccacagttcacagcaaccccggaaatttaacccactgagcgaggccagggattgaacccccatcctcatggatactagtcagcttcttaactggctgagccatgacaggaacgccccaggaatgttttttaaattatttttttggccatgcccatggcatgtggaaattcccaggctacggattgaacccataccacaaccGTGactatgcaggatccttaatccactgagccactgtggaacTCTGGAATGTTTTTGTTTGAGCTGCTGTGTCCtcaggagaaagaggcagaagcagCCCCTGAGCTAGCTGGTTCAGCCCTCACACCCACCACCCAGGATGAGTGAGATCACTGATGCTTTGGAAGTTGAAATCTTTACCCAGGACAGGAAGCAAAAGccacagggggagttcccatcatggtgcagcagaagcgaatctgactaggaacaatgaggttgcaggttcgatccctggcctcactcagcaggttaaggatctggcgttgccatgaactgtgttgtaggttgcagacgtggcttggatcctgtgtcgttgctgtggctgtggtgtaggtgatttgacccctagcctgggaacctcatatgctgtgggtgcggccctaaaaagacaaaagacaaaaaaaaaaaaaaaaaaaaaaaaaaaaaaaaaaaaaaaaaagccacagggcTGGAGAGAGCAGTGGGCTAGGACTGTGCCTGGGAAGGCCTGATGTGGGAGACGCTGGCAAAAAAGAGGCAGGGGTCTAGGATGTGCAGGTCACCTGTCTCAGAGAGGTAGCAGCTTAAGAGGGCCTCtaaaggagttaccattgtggttcaggggttaagaacccgacatattATCCATGAATatgtgagttagatccctggcctcgggttaaggatccagcattgccgtgagctgtggtgtaggtcgcagacatggctcagatcccgtgttgccatgttccggcagctacagctccgattggacccctagcctgggaacctccatatgctgtgggtgtggccctagaaaagacaaaaagagaaaaaaatagagagagagcaTCTGTAAAGTTGCCCTCAGGTGCTTAgtcagctaacatttattaagcacctactgcaGGCTCTGAGGTTGCACAAGAGTATGAAGTGGAGGTACCGAATCACACTCAGGAGTATTAGGTTAATGCCAGTAGGCCTGCGTAGATCTCAGCCCCTGCTATGTGACCTGGGCCTCTCTGGTCCCAAGCCAGGACCGTCCCTCTCTCACACAGTTGGAACTTACTACTTGATGACTCACTGGGGTTTGGGGTCAATGGGATTTGGCTGGAGCAGACTGTACCTGCACTCTGCTTGTCCCCGGAGCTGGGTGGGATAGGTCCTCCCCTCTCCCATAGAACCAGGTTCCTTGGCCAGGACTGGGGGAATGTCACCCTGTTGTCTCCCCTTTCCACAGACACTGAAGCGGAGGGGGGTGGGCCTTGATGGACCAGAGCTGGAGCCAGATGAGGGGCTTGAGGGGCCAGGAGAGAAGCTACGGAGACTGGCAGGTGATGGAGGTGACCCAGCCTTGCCCCGACCCCGGCTCTACGTAAGTGACTCCCTGCTCTGCAGTGAATGGGgcccacccccaacctcccagGCCCAAGTGTCTGAGGCTGAGAccgagagtgagagagagagagagagagagagagagagagagagagagagagagagagagagagagagagaggcaggggggGGGGAGACCTAAAGCCAGGCAGCCTAGAGTTTGAGGGTAGGTCTCTACCTGGGTGGGCAGGGAAGGCTTACTGGAGGAGTGGACATTGTAGCCGGGGCTTTGAAGTGTGGAAAAGAGTTCAACAGGCAGACAGTTCCTTGTTTCTGTGATTCATCAAACACCCTGGCAAGCCTCCTCAGGCCAAACCTATGCTGAGTAAGAAGCCTCtgggcctagctgttaaggagtGACAGAGGCAGACATAGACTCCCCCAGCCATGTGAGGTTAGGCCAGAGGGAGCAGTATTGAGGGCTTCTAGAAGGCGAAGGCTGGCCCTGAACTCATTAGGATTTTCTTTCTTAGACGTGATGCCCACATCTCCACATTCCCCCAACCAACCCTGTCCTCTTTGCCCTCAGCCAGCAGCCCCTACTATGCCCAGCCCGGACATGGTATATGGGGCCCTGCCTCCACCAGGCTGCGACCCCAGTGGGCTTGGGGAGGCCCTGCCTGCCCAGAGCCGTCCATCCCCCTTCCGGCCAGCAGCCCCCAAAGCTGGGCCCCCAGGTGAGCATGGGGCAtgggtcctgggggaggaggagtggaGGTCCAAGGGGGGCTTTGCAGGGAGGAAATATTGGTTCTAGCCGTGCTTGGCTGTGGGCATCACTCTGGACCTCAGACTGCATTAGATGACGTGGCCGCCTGCCCTCTCTCTGGGGTTCTcctgctccccaggcctggcacacCCTCTCTTCTCACCGAGCCACCTCGCCAGCAAGACACCACCCCCCCTGTACCTGGCAACGGATGGGCGGAGGCCAGATCTACCTGGTGGCCTGGCTGGGGCCCGAGGGGGACTAAGCACCTCGGTGAGTGAGGGGAAGGTGTGACAGGGCCATGGGGGCAGGGTGGCCTGGgtgtgggcctcagtttcccccttccCCTGTCTCCCTGCAGAGAGGTCTCTATGGTAGCCTGCAGAGCCCATGCTCCACTGCCACCCCAGGAACCCCACTTGGgagcttccccttcctccctgcagGCCCCCCAGGTATGCACCCCCTACCTGCCCTGCTGGGGGAGCCATCCATACACCTGCCTGCAGTGGGGTCCACTCTCCCCCACTCACCAGAACTGAAAACTGGCTGGTGGCGGGGCATCAGGTTTGGGCAAGGGGCTCCCTGAGGTCAGGGCCTCGGTttactcctccttttcctccagaATATGGCCTGGGAGacccccctccgcccccaggcttgttgcagccccccaccctggccccttgGCAACCCTCCAGGGGTGATGGGCCCACAGCCACCCCTACCCAGTCCAGGTAAGTGCCCCGACTCTCTCCTTGACTCCCTCCCAGTTCTGGTTCGCGGTGGGGCCCCTCCAAGTCTTTCAAAGCCCCGGACACTGCTGACCCCTGGCGGCCACTTTCGGTTCTGCACTTAGCCCCTACAGACTGGTCCCCATGGGAATGGGCGGCTATTTTGGGGGCCCCAAGAGGGATCGCCACCCCCTCCTTTCCCAGGGTCCTCCTGTCCAATCTCTGCCCAGGCCATGCCACCTCCCTGGCTTCCCTCTTTCCCTTGAAGAACTCATggcctcccttctctctttctctctctccttgcagTGGGGGCCGCAGCCTGGGAGAGGAAGGCCCCCCGGCCCGCGGCGCCTCCTCACCCACCCCTCCAGTCAGCATCAAGTCCGAGCGCCTCTCACCGGCCCCTGGAGGCCCCGGCGACTTTCCAAAGACCTTCCCCTACCCCTTGCTCCTGGCCCGGCCCCTGGCAGAGCCCCTACGGCCTGGGCCCCCCATGCGCCGACTGCCCACGGCTGACGGCTGGCCTCGGTAGTAAGCCCGGGGGTGACACCGATCCCGCCCACCACACCAGGACATGTGGGGTCCCAACCTCCCTCCCTGCATCTTGAAGACCCAGCATCTTGAAGACCTGCATCCTGAAGACCCAGCAGTTACGACTGCGGTGGGAACCTGGAGAGGGGAAGTCTGGCTTCGGGCCCCGGATGGGGGGCTCCTTTCCCCCTTCCAGTGGGTATAAGTCCATCAATAAAACACACGTGGCATCCATTGATGAAACTGTCAGTACTCAGAGCCACACCTCTGCCCAGATCCTCCCATCTTCCCCAGAGACCTCAGTCTTGCCTTGTCTTGGTTTGGGGTACCCACTCCAGAGTCTGACGGTGAAAGGTGAACTCCAGTCTGGCATGCCAGtatgaggatggagggaggggggaaagtAAGGGAAGGAGCCCTGTAGGAGGCGCCAACGAGCAGGTGACGCCTTGGGTAGCAGCTGCTCAGCTTGCTGGGTCACTAGCGACCACGTAGAGGGTGAACCTTGAGTGGTTCTTCCTCAGGAGTCAAGAATGTACTATTTACTCTAAAACTCCTGGGGGTGTTGGGTGGAGCTCAGGCTGGGTCACAGTTGCTTGCAGTAAGAAGCAGTCGGGAACCATGGAGGTCTGGTTGTGGCTCGCCAGCCCAGCATAGTGTTAGTgaggatgaggttcgatccctggccttgctcagtgggttgaggatccagagttgcctgcAGGGTAGGTCTTgcaagcagctcggatctggcgttgctgtggctgtggcataagatccagctgcagctcagattccacccctatcatgggaacttccatatgccgcagatgcagccctaaaaagaaagaaaaagaaaaaagaagcagcgGGGAACCATAAATATTGGACTACCAGCTTTTCAATGGGCATATCCCTTGCTTGATCTCTTGACTCAACAATTTTGTTccagcagagggaggcaggggcaggcatTTATTATCCACTCACTTCTGGGTGGTGCAATGTCCCTCCACTTTGGCCTGTCCTGT is part of the Sus scrofa isolate TJ Tabasco breed Duroc chromosome 2, Sscrofa11.1, whole genome shotgun sequence genome and encodes:
- the MEF2B gene encoding myocyte-specific enhancer factor 2B, which codes for MPRPISSRGAGPPALKAPVAAGSSEFCAATAAARCVRERQSECPGGADQGYSTQPGTMGRKKIQISRILDQRNRQVTFTKRKFGLMKKAYELSVLCDCEIALIIFNSANRLFQYASTDMDRVLLKYTEYSEPHESRTNTDILETLKRRGVGLDGPELEPDEGLEGPGEKLRRLAGDGGDPALPRPRLYPAAPTMPSPDMVYGALPPPGCDPSGLGEALPAQSRPSPFRPAAPKAGPPGLAHPLFSPSHLASKTPPPLYLATDGRRPDLPGGLAGARGGLSTSRGLYGSLQSPCSTATPGTPLGSFPFLPAGPPEYGLGDPPPPPGLLQPPTLAPWQPSRGDGPTATPTQSSGGRSLGEEGPPARGASSPTPPVSIKSERLSPAPGGPGDFPKTFPYPLLLARPLAEPLRPGPPMRRLPTADGWPR